One part of the Truepera radiovictrix DSM 17093 genome encodes these proteins:
- a CDS encoding helix-turn-helix domain-containing protein, whose product MILRDYSQPQRRGVTMDAPCKLFGWPNVVVQARAEATFYPAHQSPLTLKTVRAGREVSEVGRARFAVTPGRYLLLNAGAHAHETDAGTEVFTLMFRAGLAAEVQAALTLPHERLLEHPAPEGRDPEFFERTYPDDPALKGLLRRLSWEVRKRNLLQSELEERFHPVLARLLALHEGVVAEAQSLPAARPTTRTELYRRLWRAREFLEASFTERVTLPDIAAAAELSPHHLLRLFKAVFGETPHQLTTRRRLERAEELLLSTDRSVTDICFDVGFESLGSFSTLFKARFGLSPAQRRAALPQAA is encoded by the coding sequence ATGATTCTGCGCGACTACAGCCAGCCCCAGCGGCGCGGCGTCACTATGGACGCGCCCTGCAAGCTTTTCGGTTGGCCCAACGTGGTGGTGCAGGCGCGCGCCGAAGCGACCTTCTACCCCGCGCACCAAAGCCCCCTCACCCTTAAAACCGTGCGCGCCGGACGCGAAGTGAGCGAAGTCGGCCGCGCGCGCTTCGCCGTCACGCCGGGGCGCTACTTGCTCCTCAATGCTGGCGCGCACGCCCACGAGACCGACGCGGGCACCGAGGTCTTCACCCTGATGTTTCGCGCCGGTCTCGCCGCCGAGGTGCAGGCCGCCCTCACGCTGCCGCACGAGCGGCTGCTCGAGCACCCCGCACCCGAAGGGCGCGACCCCGAGTTCTTCGAGCGCACCTACCCGGACGACCCGGCGCTCAAGGGGCTGCTGAGGCGGCTATCTTGGGAGGTGCGCAAGCGCAACCTCTTGCAGAGCGAGCTAGAGGAACGCTTCCACCCGGTTTTGGCGCGGCTTTTGGCGCTGCACGAGGGGGTGGTGGCTGAGGCGCAGAGCCTCCCCGCCGCACGCCCCACCACCCGCACCGAACTCTACCGGCGCCTCTGGCGCGCTCGGGAGTTTCTCGAGGCCTCTTTCACGGAGCGCGTCACGCTTCCCGACATCGCCGCCGCCGCTGAGCTTTCCCCGCACCACCTGTTGCGGCTCTTCAAGGCGGTCTTCGGCGAGACGCCGCACCAGCTCACCACCCGGCGGCGCTTGGAGCGCGCCGAAGAACTCCTTTTGAGCACCGACCGGAGCGTGACCGACATCTGCTTCGACGTCGGCTTCGAGAGCCTGGGATCCTTTAGCACGCTCTTTAAGGCGCGTTTTGGCCTCTCCCCGGCCCAGCGCCGCGCCGCGCTGCCACAAGCTGCCTAA
- a CDS encoding VOC family protein yields the protein MKAVHPYLNFSGNTEEAFAFYQSVFGGEVFGVMRFRDFPDNAMNVPEGDLDKIAHIALPLGQGTVLMGTDALSSLGQTLRMGNNAYIYLEADSAEEAQGLFSALAEGGHTEMPLQRVEWAERYGVCTDKFGVQWMVGYTGDAGQAAAQ from the coding sequence ATGAAAGCCGTTCACCCCTATCTCAACTTCAGCGGCAACACCGAGGAGGCCTTTGCCTTCTACCAGTCCGTCTTCGGCGGCGAGGTTTTCGGCGTGATGCGCTTCCGGGACTTCCCGGACAACGCCATGAACGTGCCGGAGGGCGACCTGGACAAGATCGCCCACATCGCGCTGCCGCTCGGCCAGGGCACCGTGCTGATGGGGACGGACGCGCTTTCGTCCCTCGGCCAGACGTTGCGGATGGGCAACAACGCCTACATCTACCTCGAGGCCGACAGCGCGGAGGAGGCGCAAGGGCTTTTTAGCGCGCTCGCCGAGGGCGGCCACACCGAGATGCCCTTGCAGAGGGTCGAATGGGCCGAGCGCTACGGCGTCTGCACCGACAAGTTCGGCGTGCAGTGGATGGTCGGCTACACCGGCGACGCGGGGCAAGCGGCCGCGCAGTAA
- a CDS encoding VOC family protein: MQKITPNLWFNGQAEEAARFYASLFPGASVGTVARFDEASAAASGMPEGSVLTVPFQLAGQDFLALNGGPQFKFTPATSFFVTLGSEREVDALWKGLSEGGGVLMPLQRYDWSDRYGWLHDRYGLTWQLSLGEAEQTIVPSLLFVGEQHGKAEAALRRYVEVFEEVFGDSRLEGVLHYGPGEEAPGTVKHAQFRLAGHTFTAMDSGLDHGFTFTEAVSFIVHCETQAEIDALWERLSAHPEAEGCGWLKDAFGVSWQVVPAALPEWLADRERSERVMAAMLPMKKLDIGVLERA, encoded by the coding sequence ATGCAAAAAATCACCCCCAACCTGTGGTTTAACGGCCAGGCCGAGGAAGCCGCGCGCTTTTACGCGTCGCTCTTTCCGGGCGCGTCGGTCGGGACGGTCGCGCGCTTCGACGAAGCTTCGGCGGCGGCTTCCGGCATGCCCGAGGGCAGCGTCCTGACCGTTCCCTTCCAGCTTGCCGGACAGGACTTCTTGGCGCTGAACGGCGGCCCGCAGTTCAAATTCACCCCGGCGACGTCGTTTTTCGTCACCCTAGGCAGCGAACGGGAGGTGGACGCGCTCTGGAAGGGACTCTCGGAGGGCGGCGGCGTCCTCATGCCGCTGCAGCGCTACGACTGGAGCGACCGCTACGGCTGGCTCCACGACCGCTACGGCCTCACGTGGCAACTCAGTCTCGGGGAAGCGGAGCAGACCATCGTCCCATCGCTCCTCTTCGTCGGCGAGCAGCACGGCAAGGCCGAGGCGGCGCTGCGGCGCTACGTGGAGGTCTTCGAGGAGGTGTTCGGGGACTCAAGGCTCGAGGGCGTCCTCCACTACGGCCCCGGCGAAGAAGCGCCGGGCACCGTCAAGCACGCGCAGTTCAGGCTGGCAGGCCACACCTTCACGGCGATGGACAGCGGCCTTGACCACGGCTTCACCTTCACCGAGGCGGTGTCCTTTATCGTCCACTGCGAGACGCAGGCTGAAATCGACGCGCTCTGGGAGCGGCTCTCGGCGCACCCCGAAGCGGAGGGGTGCGGCTGGCTCAAGGACGCGTTCGGGGTGTCGTGGCAGGTCGTCCCGGCGGCCCTGCCGGAATGGCTCGCCGACCGTGAGCGCTCGGAGCGGGTCATGGCGGCCATGCTGCCCATGAAGAAGCTCGATATCGGGGTGCTCGAGCGCGCGTGA
- a CDS encoding YciI family protein: MPRYLISFDDGSMDHIPEEDLPAVDASAHAVVRDAKAAGVWIFGGGLQRQQASIVATDGNLTAGPVPETKAVIGGFSIIEVASREEALAWAARIAKGCRCPQEVREILFDPES; this comes from the coding sequence ATGCCCCGCTACCTGATCTCGTTCGACGACGGTTCGATGGATCACATCCCCGAGGAAGACCTGCCCGCGGTGGACGCCTCAGCGCACGCGGTCGTCCGGGACGCCAAGGCCGCCGGGGTCTGGATCTTCGGCGGCGGGCTTCAGCGCCAGCAGGCGAGCATCGTGGCGACGGACGGCAACCTCACCGCAGGCCCCGTACCGGAGACGAAGGCGGTCATCGGTGGCTTTTCGATTATCGAGGTAGCTTCGCGCGAGGAGGCGCTCGCGTGGGCGGCCCGGATCGCCAAGGGATGTCGGTGCCCGCAAGAAGTCCGCGAAATCCTGTTCGACCCGGAGTCCTGA